One genomic window of Microbacterium sp. BH-3-3-3 includes the following:
- a CDS encoding ABC transporter substrate-binding protein gives MKRKIVVATGMGIVAALSLTACSGGSSDAAAEGGPVTLSMSGWSLSTTPEFQALADKFHEDNPDVTIEVKEYDSTNYDTLMTADLAAGTGPDIVTQKNLKTFITYQAGGQLADVSDVTLPDGIGGADAYDVDGSTWAVPYRQDSWVLFYNKDLFTQAGVAEPDGSWTWDDYEKAAEELTTQLGAAGSAALGTYQHNWQSTVQGFANAQSPDVNILDGEFGYLEPYYERSLALQQAGAQVEYNTVTANKLTYQAEFGKQQAAMMPMGTWYAATLIAQQAKGEADAFSWGFAPIPQFDSSTAGTSKTPVTFGDPTGFAVNKAADATKLAAAKKFLAFAAGEEGAQVLAGLGITPAFTSDTVAQTYFAVKGAPADELSSFAWSSHDTKPENPTSAKTAAVQNILLDLHTAVMSGSTSIEDAISTAENRVKSEVGVG, from the coding sequence ATGAAGCGCAAGATCGTCGTCGCGACCGGGATGGGCATTGTCGCCGCCCTGTCGCTGACCGCCTGCAGTGGGGGATCCTCGGACGCCGCCGCCGAGGGTGGCCCCGTCACGCTGTCGATGTCGGGATGGAGCCTCAGCACCACGCCGGAGTTCCAGGCCCTCGCCGACAAGTTCCACGAAGACAACCCCGACGTCACGATCGAGGTCAAGGAGTACGACTCCACCAACTACGACACCCTCATGACGGCCGACCTGGCCGCGGGCACCGGCCCCGACATCGTGACGCAGAAGAACCTCAAGACCTTCATCACGTACCAGGCCGGCGGTCAGCTCGCCGACGTCTCCGACGTGACGCTGCCCGACGGCATCGGCGGCGCCGACGCCTACGACGTCGACGGCTCCACCTGGGCCGTGCCGTACCGCCAGGACTCCTGGGTGCTCTTCTACAACAAGGACCTCTTCACGCAGGCCGGCGTCGCCGAGCCCGACGGGTCGTGGACCTGGGACGACTACGAGAAGGCCGCCGAAGAGCTGACCACCCAGCTCGGCGCCGCCGGCTCCGCCGCCCTCGGCACCTACCAGCACAACTGGCAGTCGACGGTGCAGGGCTTCGCCAACGCGCAGAGCCCCGACGTGAACATCCTCGACGGCGAGTTCGGCTACCTCGAGCCCTACTACGAGCGTTCGCTCGCCCTGCAGCAGGCGGGCGCGCAGGTCGAGTACAACACCGTCACCGCCAACAAGCTCACCTACCAGGCCGAGTTCGGCAAGCAGCAGGCGGCCATGATGCCCATGGGCACCTGGTACGCGGCCACGCTCATCGCCCAGCAGGCCAAGGGCGAGGCCGACGCCTTCTCGTGGGGCTTCGCGCCCATCCCGCAGTTCGACTCGTCGACGGCCGGCACCTCGAAGACGCCGGTGACCTTCGGCGACCCGACCGGGTTCGCCGTGAACAAGGCGGCGGATGCCACCAAGCTCGCCGCCGCGAAGAAGTTCCTCGCCTTCGCCGCCGGTGAAGAGGGCGCGCAGGTGCTCGCGGGCCTCGGCATCACGCCGGCCTTCACCAGCGACACCGTCGCCCAGACGTACTTCGCGGTGAAGGGCGCCCCCGCCGACGAGCTGTCGTCGTTCGCGTGGTCGTCGCACGACACCAAGCCCGAGAACCCCACCTCGGCCAAGACCGCGGCCGTGCAGAACATCCTGCTCGACCTGCACACCGCCGTGATGTCGGGTTCGACGTCGATCGAAGACGCCATCTCGACCGCCGAGAACCGCGTCAAGAGCGAGGTCGGCGTCGGCTGA
- a CDS encoding carbohydrate ABC transporter permease, whose amino-acid sequence MATIADTRPRAPKTGRHGERRRSRLTLRSTLIGWSFILPNFLGFAALTLVPVVTLFYMSMTNWNVFGSSAFVGLANFERLLGDGSFRIALFNTLYYAALHIPLTMIVALGLALLLNNKLRGVAFFRTAAFFPYITSIVAIAVVWNLLFSPEYGPINEILRFFGLQNPPGWLTSSEWAMPAVVIISTWRDMGYYMILFLAGLQTIPRELQEAARVDGANVWQRFVNVTLPCLRPTTFFVTVMLTINSFKIFDLILVMTQGGPGQSTLVLSQFIYQKGFQENQFGYASAASIVLFLLCIVVTLVQFFLNKKRDA is encoded by the coding sequence ATGGCGACCATCGCCGACACGCGCCCGCGGGCGCCGAAGACCGGGCGTCACGGCGAGCGACGCCGCTCGCGGCTGACGCTGCGCAGCACCCTCATCGGGTGGAGCTTCATCCTCCCCAACTTCCTCGGCTTCGCCGCCCTGACGCTCGTGCCCGTCGTGACGCTGTTCTACATGTCGATGACGAACTGGAACGTCTTCGGCTCGTCGGCGTTCGTGGGCCTGGCCAACTTCGAGCGACTGTTGGGCGACGGCAGCTTCCGCATCGCCCTGTTCAACACGCTCTACTACGCGGCGCTGCACATCCCGCTGACGATGATCGTCGCGCTGGGACTCGCGCTGCTGCTGAACAACAAGCTGCGCGGGGTCGCGTTCTTCCGCACCGCGGCGTTCTTCCCCTACATCACCTCGATCGTCGCGATCGCCGTGGTGTGGAACCTGCTCTTCAGCCCCGAGTACGGCCCCATCAACGAGATCCTGCGCTTCTTCGGGCTGCAGAACCCGCCCGGATGGCTCACCTCGTCGGAGTGGGCCATGCCCGCCGTCGTCATCATCAGTACCTGGCGCGACATGGGGTACTACATGATCCTCTTCCTCGCGGGGCTGCAGACCATCCCGCGCGAGCTGCAGGAGGCGGCCCGCGTCGACGGCGCCAACGTCTGGCAGCGCTTCGTGAACGTCACCCTCCCGTGCCTGCGGCCGACCACGTTCTTCGTCACGGTGATGCTCACCATCAACTCGTTCAAGATCTTCGACCTGATCCTCGTGATGACCCAGGGCGGGCCCGGGCAGTCCACGCTCGTGCTCTCGCAGTTCATCTACCAGAAGGGCTTCCAGGAGAACCAGTTCGGGTACGCCTCGGCGGCCTCGATCGTGCTCTTCCTGCTGTGCATCGTGGTGACCCTGGTGCAGTTCTTCCTCAACAAGAAGCGGGACGCCTGA
- a CDS encoding carbohydrate ABC transporter permease: MTDLLVPDATRTLVTAGAKPPRRRPVAGSARPVRRVGRIVGYAVMILAAAALLMPFFWMIMSSLKTPNDVFSAPVKWFPETWVWSNYIDIWTQSGMLTWIRNTLVLAVVVTFLQVLTGSFAAYGFSRMRFPGRDVLFLVYIGTIAVPWQSYMIPQFILLSNAKVSNTLWAIILIQAFGAFGVFLMKQYYDTIPEDLSEAARLDGLSEYGIWARIMVPLSVPAIASLTMLTFVGTWNDYLGPLIYLRSPDLWTIQLGLQSFVSTLYDANYALLFAGLTMSVVPIAIVFLFGQKYFVEGIATSGMKG; this comes from the coding sequence ATGACCGATCTCCTCGTTCCCGACGCGACCCGCACGCTCGTGACGGCCGGCGCCAAGCCGCCGCGTCGCCGACCTGTCGCCGGCTCCGCGCGACCCGTCCGCCGGGTGGGGCGCATCGTCGGCTACGCCGTGATGATCCTCGCCGCGGCAGCGCTGCTCATGCCGTTCTTCTGGATGATCATGAGCTCGCTGAAGACGCCCAACGACGTGTTCAGCGCTCCCGTGAAGTGGTTCCCCGAGACGTGGGTGTGGAGCAACTACATCGACATCTGGACGCAGTCCGGCATGCTGACGTGGATCCGCAACACCCTCGTGCTGGCGGTCGTCGTGACCTTCCTGCAGGTGCTGACGGGCTCGTTCGCCGCCTACGGCTTCTCGCGCATGCGGTTCCCCGGACGCGACGTGCTGTTCCTCGTGTACATCGGCACGATCGCCGTGCCGTGGCAGTCGTACATGATCCCGCAGTTCATCCTGCTCTCCAACGCCAAGGTCTCGAACACCCTCTGGGCGATCATCCTCATCCAGGCGTTCGGCGCCTTCGGGGTGTTCCTCATGAAGCAGTACTACGACACCATCCCCGAAGACCTCTCCGAGGCCGCGCGTCTCGACGGCCTCAGCGAGTACGGCATCTGGGCGCGCATCATGGTGCCCCTGTCGGTCCCCGCCATCGCCAGCCTCACCATGCTGACCTTCGTCGGCACGTGGAACGACTACCTCGGGCCGCTGATCTACCTGCGCAGCCCCGACCTCTGGACCATCCAGCTCGGGCTGCAGAGCTTCGTCAGCACGTTGTACGACGCCAACTACGCCCTGCTGTTCGCGGGTCTGACGATGTCGGTCGTGCCGATCGCGATCGTGTTCCTCTTCGGGCAGAAGTACTTCGTCGAGGGCATCGCGACCAGCGGAATGAAGGGCTGA
- a CDS encoding ferredoxin-NADPH reductase: protein MRRISHDTYANIFSTVYLGLMVNLLLLIGCAPLVFLLLTTDPVMSWPLLAIAAPLAAPALAGALTAFRAHGLGDGRVIRTFWAGWRASAPKALVIGALVAVVLAIVVVDVRAVSAASWAVVVVPLCATVALLALATTPVALTALVEAPGTPLRVLLSTAAVLAVRRWYLSAVSLLVLAGQAVLFTTSPALALGLTAAPALYLVWANARFALRPVLPADATVAV from the coding sequence ATGCGTCGCATCTCTCACGACACCTACGCGAACATCTTCTCGACGGTCTACCTCGGGCTCATGGTCAATCTGCTGCTGCTGATCGGCTGCGCGCCCCTGGTGTTCCTGCTGCTCACCACCGACCCGGTGATGTCGTGGCCCCTGCTGGCGATCGCCGCTCCCCTCGCCGCGCCCGCCCTCGCCGGGGCTCTGACGGCCTTCCGCGCGCACGGCCTCGGCGACGGACGGGTGATCCGCACCTTCTGGGCGGGGTGGCGCGCCAGCGCCCCGAAGGCCCTGGTCATCGGCGCGCTCGTCGCGGTGGTGCTCGCGATCGTCGTGGTCGACGTGCGCGCCGTGTCGGCGGCATCCTGGGCCGTCGTGGTCGTCCCCCTCTGCGCGACGGTGGCGCTGCTCGCCCTCGCGACGACGCCGGTGGCGCTGACCGCCCTCGTCGAGGCCCCCGGTACGCCGCTGCGCGTGCTGCTCTCGACCGCCGCGGTGCTGGCGGTGCGCCGCTGGTACCTCAGCGCGGTGAGCCTGCTCGTGCTCGCGGGGCAGGCCGTGCTGTTCACCACCTCGCCCGCGCTGGCTCTCGGCCTCACCGCCGCGCCCGCGCTGTACCTCGTCTGGGCCAACGCCCGCTTCGCCCTCCGCCCCGTGCTTCCGGCCGACGCCACCGTCGCCGTCTGA